Proteins encoded by one window of Homo sapiens chromosome 10, GRCh38.p14 Primary Assembly:
- the MSS51 gene encoding putative protein MSS51 homolog, mitochondrial isoform X1 — translation MAPRSRRRRHKKPPSSVAPIIMAPTTIVTPVPLTPSKPGPSIDTLGFFSLDDNVPGLSQLILQKLNMKSYEEYKLVVDGGTPVSGFGFRCPQEMFQRMEDTFRFCAHCRALPSGLSDSKVLRHCKRCRNVYYCGPECQKSDWPAHRRVCQELRLVAVDRLMEWLLVTGDFVLPSGPWPWPPEAVQDWDSWFSMKGLHLDATLDAVLVSHAVTTLWASVGRPRPDPDVLQGSLKRLLTDVLSRPLTLGLGLRALGIDVRRTGGSTVHVVGASHVETFLTRPGDYDELGYMFPGHLGLRVVMVGVDVATGFSQSTSTSPLEPGTIQLSAHRGLYHDFWEEQVETGQTHHPDLVAAFHPGFHSSPDLMEAWLPTLLLLRDYKIPTLITVYSHQELVSSLQILVELDTHITAFGSNPFMSLKPEQVYSSPNKQPVYCSAYYIMFLGSSCQLDNRQLEEKVDGGI, via the exons ATGGCTCCACGGTCCCGGCGACGAAGGCACAAGAAACCTCCCTCATCAGTGGCTCCCATCATCATGGCCCCAACCACAATTGTGACCCCTGTGCCTCTGACCCCCTCAAAACCTGGCCCTAGCATTGACACACTTGGCTTCTTCTCCTTGGATGATAATGTTCCTGGCCTATCGCAGCTGATCCTTCAAAAGCTGAACATGAAAAGCTATGAAGAATATAA GTTGGTGGTAGATGGGGGTACCCCCGTATCAGGCTTTGGATTTCGATGTCCTCAAGAAATGTTCCAGAGGATGGAAGACACATTTCGATTCTGTGCTCACTGTAGAGCACTCCCTAGTGGGCTTTCAGACTCCAAGGTTCTCCGGCACTGTAAGAG gTGCAGAAATGTCTATTACTGTGGTCCAGAGTGCCAGAAGTCAGACTGGCCCGCACACAGGAGGGTTTGTCAAGAGCTTCGTCTTGTGGCTGTGGACCGTCTCATGGAATGGCTTCTGGTCACAG GTGATTTTGTTCTACCCTCAGGACCTTGGCCATGGCCACCTGAAGCTGTACAGGACTGGGACTCCTGGTTTTCTATGAAGGGGTTACACCTAGATGCTACATTGGATGCTGTGCTAGTTAGTCATGCTGTGACCACCTTATGGGCCAGTGTAGGACGGCCAAGGCCAGACCCGGATGTCCTGCAGGGATCTTTGAAGCGGCTGCTGACAGATGTCCTGTCACGGCCCTTGACTCTAGGCCTAGGACTTAGGGCCTTGGGGATAGATGTTAGGAGGACTGGGGGAAGCACAGTGCATGTGGTTGGTGCTTCCCATGTGGAGACATTTCTTACTCGCCCAGGGGACTATGATGAGCTTGGTTACATGTTTCCTGGGCACCTTGGACTCCGTGTGGTCATGGTGGGTGTAGATGTAGCTACTGGCTTTTCACAGAGCACCTCAACTTCACCCCTGGAACCTGGCACAATTCAGCTTAGTGCCCACAGGGGCCTCTACCATGACTTCTGGGAGGAGCAAGTAGAGACCGGGCAGACACACCATCCAGATTTGGTGGCGGCATTCCATCCAG GTTTTCATTCCTCCCCAGACTTGATGGAGGCTTGGCTGCCCACCCTGCTGCTACTTCGTGACTATAAGATTCCTACATTGATTACTGTTTACAG CCATCAGGAGTTGGTAtcctctttgcagattctggtgGAACTGGATACACACATCACTGCCTTTGGGTCTAATCCTTTCATGTCCCTCAAACCTGAACAGGTCTATTCCAGTCCCAACAAGCAGCCAGTATACTGCAGTGCATACTATATCATGTTTCTTGGAAGCTCCTGTCAGCTGGATAATAGGCAATTAGAAGAGAAAGTGGACGGCGGGATTTAA